One Methylobacterium sp. 77 DNA window includes the following coding sequences:
- a CDS encoding patatin-like phospholipase family protein, which yields MLSHLSRGPVFPHGSVEPVAEQPPPRPRIGLALGGGSARGWAHIGVIEVLEEAGIHPDMVAGCSIGAVVGGCYAAGKLDLLKDFALSLTKRRVMGLLDLRLGSGLIAGERLKRRLDEDLGTRRVENLPIRFASVATDLGSGDEVWLTRGSLVEAIRASYALPGLFPPVRLDGRLMMDGTLVNPVPVKLARGLGAELVICVNLNGDPRTEPGLVIGPETEGIASPAMPLPSSRRGWDLLRRMRGGNRRVAGSRPASPREPGPPGMGRVMFDAFNITQDRISRARLERDPPDLMLSPRLAEMGLFEFHRAEEAILLGRESARAALPRIRELVALAAERA from the coding sequence ATGCTGTCCCACCTGTCGCGCGGTCCGGTCTTCCCGCATGGCAGCGTCGAGCCCGTGGCCGAACAGCCGCCGCCTCGACCGCGGATCGGTCTCGCTCTCGGCGGCGGCTCCGCTCGCGGCTGGGCGCATATCGGCGTGATCGAGGTGCTGGAAGAGGCCGGCATCCATCCGGACATGGTGGCCGGCTGTTCCATCGGCGCCGTGGTCGGCGGCTGCTACGCCGCCGGCAAGCTCGATCTCCTCAAGGACTTCGCGCTGTCGCTGACGAAGCGCAGGGTCATGGGGCTGCTCGACCTGCGCCTGGGCTCGGGCCTCATCGCCGGCGAGCGGTTGAAGCGCCGCCTCGACGAGGATCTCGGAACGCGGCGGGTGGAGAATCTGCCGATCCGTTTCGCCAGTGTCGCCACGGATCTCGGTTCGGGCGACGAAGTCTGGCTGACCCGAGGGTCCCTGGTCGAGGCGATCCGGGCCTCCTACGCCCTGCCCGGCCTGTTCCCGCCCGTGCGCCTCGACGGGCGCCTGATGATGGACGGGACGCTGGTCAATCCGGTTCCGGTCAAGCTGGCGCGCGGGCTCGGAGCCGAACTGGTCATCTGCGTCAATCTCAATGGCGACCCGCGCACCGAGCCGGGATTGGTGATCGGGCCGGAAACCGAGGGCATCGCGTCGCCGGCCATGCCCCTTCCCTCGTCGCGGCGGGGCTGGGATCTCCTGCGACGCATGCGCGGCGGCAACCGGCGCGTGGCGGGCTCACGTCCCGCCTCCCCTCGCGAGCCGGGGCCTCCCGGCATGGGAAGGGTGATGTTCGATGCCTTCAACATTACCCAGGACCGCATCTCGCGGGCGCGGCTGGAGCGCGATCCGCCGGACCTGATGCTGTCTCCGCGCCTCGCCGAGATGGGTTTGTTCGAATTTCATCGCGCCGAGGAGGCCATTCTCCTCGGGCGGGAATCGGCCAGGGCGGCACTGCCCCGGATCCGGGAACTGGTCGCCTTGGCGGCTGAGCGGGCCTGA
- a CDS encoding helix-turn-helix transcriptional regulator, which yields MGPWHATTSHEPVVIDPVRMDWCCGGAARRGMMRSIGIRRGQAWDANTEDGRRGMAGAAEQESIFLAELGRRVRHARTVRGLSRKLLSQTSGLSERYIAQLESGQGNVSIILLRRVADAMGVRLDDMIAVQDTPPDWHVIRDLLGTASAEQISLAKGILSGHSPANGETLLPRVAVVGLRGAGKSTLGRRVAERLGWTFIELNAEIERENALSVKEIFAIYGQEGYRRLEQAALRRLTEHPGPMILATSGGIVAEPLTYDLLLQAFFTVWLKAKPEEHMQRVRDQGKLATTGDHASAMQELRAVLLSREPLYARAPAVVDTSDVPVDEMVDRLAAVIEARFGAVDYRRIA from the coding sequence ATGGGACCATGGCACGCGACCACGTCACACGAGCCCGTCGTGATAGACCCTGTCCGCATGGATTGGTGCTGTGGCGGGGCCGCTCGGCGGGGTATGATGAGATCAATCGGCATCCGGCGTGGTCAGGCCTGGGATGCGAACACGGAAGACGGACGACGGGGCATGGCCGGCGCGGCTGAACAAGAATCGATTTTCCTGGCCGAGCTCGGTCGGCGCGTCAGGCATGCGCGGACGGTGCGCGGTCTCTCGCGAAAACTCCTCTCCCAGACCTCGGGGCTGTCGGAGCGCTATATCGCTCAGCTCGAGAGCGGGCAGGGCAACGTCTCGATCATCCTGTTGCGCCGCGTGGCGGATGCGATGGGCGTGCGGCTCGACGACATGATCGCGGTCCAGGACACGCCGCCGGATTGGCATGTGATCCGTGACCTCCTCGGCACGGCCTCGGCGGAGCAGATCTCGCTGGCGAAGGGCATCCTGTCCGGTCACTCCCCCGCCAATGGCGAGACGCTCCTGCCTCGGGTCGCCGTGGTGGGCCTGCGCGGAGCGGGCAAATCGACCCTCGGCCGCCGGGTCGCCGAGCGCCTGGGCTGGACCTTCATCGAACTCAACGCCGAGATCGAGCGCGAGAACGCGCTGTCGGTGAAGGAGATCTTCGCGATCTACGGCCAGGAGGGATATCGCCGCCTCGAACAGGCCGCCCTCCGCCGGCTCACCGAACATCCCGGCCCGATGATCCTGGCCACCAGCGGCGGAATCGTCGCGGAGCCCCTCACCTACGATCTGCTCCTGCAGGCCTTCTTCACGGTCTGGCTGAAGGCGAAGCCCGAAGAGCACATGCAGCGCGTGCGCGACCAGGGCAAACTCGCCACCACCGGCGACCATGCCTCGGCCATGCAGGAATTGCGCGCCGTGCTCCTCAGCCGCGAACCCCTCTATGCCCGCGCCCCGGCCGTGGTGGACACGTCCGACGTTCCGGTCGACGAAATGGTCGATCGGCTCGCCGCCGTGATCGAGGCGCGTTTCGGAGCGGTCGATTACCGGCGCATCGCCTGA
- a CDS encoding transglutaminase-like cysteine peptidase, translating to MGRTKSLLLGMLAGLAMLGAGSAQAQTLAALPSPSQSADVLGAARPIIGWVSFCQRYPAECAIDANEPARIALTPATWNLVVSVNRRVNTGLRAVTDMDHWGEADRWDLAEDGMGDCEDFQLLKRKRLADAGLSRRAMRMTVVIDEKGEGHAVLTLLTDRGELILDNKTSEILPWYRTGYVFIKRESQDSVAWVSLGGVTSPVTTANR from the coding sequence ATGGGTCGGACGAAGTCACTCTTGCTCGGGATGCTCGCAGGGCTCGCGATGCTCGGCGCCGGAAGCGCGCAGGCTCAGACCCTGGCCGCCCTGCCCTCGCCGTCCCAATCCGCCGATGTTCTCGGCGCCGCCCGCCCGATCATCGGTTGGGTCTCGTTCTGCCAGCGCTATCCGGCCGAATGTGCCATCGACGCGAACGAACCGGCGCGCATCGCCCTCACGCCCGCGACCTGGAACCTCGTCGTCTCGGTGAACCGCCGGGTCAATACCGGCCTGCGCGCGGTGACCGACATGGATCACTGGGGTGAAGCGGACCGCTGGGACCTCGCCGAGGACGGCATGGGCGATTGCGAGGATTTCCAGCTCCTCAAGCGCAAGCGCCTCGCCGATGCCGGCCTGTCCCGCCGCGCCATGCGGATGACCGTCGTCATCGACGAGAAGGGTGAGGGTCACGCCGTGCTGACGCTCCTCACCGACCGCGGCGAACTGATCCTCGACAACAAGACCAGCGAGATCCTGCCCTGGTACCGGACCGGCTACGTCTTCATCAAACGTGAGAGTCAGGATTCCGTGGCCTGGGTTTCGCTTGGAGGGGTGACATCTCCGGTCACCACCGCGAATCGATAA
- the cysE gene encoding serine O-acetyltransferase, with translation MSASPFPNPATGHESIAGTVDPVWSRLRGEAEAVVREEPQLASFIVATILNHATLEAAVSHRVAARLGHASLPAELVAHGFYEAITADPRIGDSFRADIGAVLDRDPAAGRALEPVLYFKGFHAIQAHRLAHWYWTSGRRDLALYLQSRSSEVFQTDIHPAARVGRGIFLDHATGVVVGSTAVIEDDVSILHAVTLGGTGKQGSDRHPKIRRGVMIGAGAKILGNIEVGEYARVAAGSVVLRPVPAHTTVVGVPARVVGTAGCAEPARAMDQFVNLDQFIHMAEGI, from the coding sequence ATGTCCGCCAGCCCTTTCCCGAATCCCGCGACAGGACACGAGTCCATTGCCGGGACCGTCGATCCGGTCTGGTCGCGCCTGCGTGGCGAGGCCGAGGCGGTGGTGCGCGAGGAGCCTCAGCTGGCTTCGTTCATCGTTGCGACCATTCTCAACCATGCGACCCTCGAAGCCGCCGTGTCCCATCGCGTCGCCGCGCGGCTGGGCCATGCCTCGCTGCCGGCGGAGCTGGTGGCACATGGATTCTACGAGGCGATCACTGCGGACCCGCGCATCGGCGACAGCTTCCGTGCCGATATCGGGGCGGTGCTCGATCGCGATCCGGCGGCCGGCCGCGCCCTCGAACCCGTGCTCTACTTCAAGGGCTTCCATGCCATCCAGGCACATCGACTGGCGCATTGGTACTGGACCAGCGGACGCCGCGACCTCGCGCTCTACCTCCAGAGCCGCTCCTCCGAAGTGTTCCAGACCGACATCCATCCCGCCGCCCGCGTCGGGCGCGGCATCTTCCTCGACCATGCCACCGGCGTCGTCGTCGGTTCCACCGCGGTCATCGAGGACGACGTCTCGATCCTGCACGCCGTGACCCTCGGCGGCACCGGCAAGCAGGGCAGCGACCGACACCCGAAGATCCGCCGTGGCGTCATGATCGGCGCCGGTGCCAAGATTCTGGGCAATATCGAAGTCGGCGAGTATGCCCGCGTGGCCGCCGGCTCCGTCGTCCTCCGACCGGTCCCGGCACACACCACCGTGGTGGGAGTGCCGGCCCGCGTGGTCGGCACCGCAGGCTGCGCCGAGCCGGCCCGCGCCATGGATCAGTTCGTCAATCTCGATCAGTTCATCCACATGGCCGAGGGGATCTGA
- a CDS encoding transglutaminase-like cysteine peptidase, whose protein sequence is MRHAVLRSVGGESFSGSGLWRRVGRAARLSLVGSILLLGGAATQARPVAAIPDATSVGETGGARPVAAWNGFCAKYPAECAVDTSQPAFITLNPAIWRTLTSVNRRVNSRIHPITDMAHWGVVDRWDFPDDGFGDCEDFQLLKRRMLVERGLPRRALRMTVVIDDIGEGHAVLMVRTDKGDLILDNKTSAILSAPRTGYTYVKREGQDSMAWVSLNGVASPVATANR, encoded by the coding sequence ATGCGGCACGCGGTTCTGCGAAGCGTCGGCGGTGAAAGCTTCTCGGGAAGCGGGCTGTGGCGTCGGGTTGGCCGTGCGGCCAGATTGTCCCTCGTGGGCTCGATCCTGCTCCTTGGTGGGGCCGCAACGCAAGCGCGCCCCGTCGCCGCCATTCCCGATGCGACCAGCGTCGGCGAGACGGGCGGTGCCAGGCCGGTGGCGGCCTGGAACGGGTTCTGCGCCAAGTATCCCGCCGAATGCGCGGTCGACACGTCGCAGCCGGCCTTCATCACCCTCAACCCCGCGATCTGGCGGACGCTCACCAGCGTCAACCGACGCGTCAACAGCCGCATCCATCCGATCACCGACATGGCGCATTGGGGCGTCGTCGACCGCTGGGATTTTCCCGATGACGGTTTCGGCGATTGCGAGGATTTCCAGCTTCTCAAGCGCAGGATGCTGGTGGAGCGCGGCCTGCCGCGCCGTGCCCTGCGGATGACCGTGGTCATCGATGATATCGGCGAGGGTCATGCCGTGCTGATGGTGCGCACGGACAAGGGCGACCTGATCCTCGACAACAAGACCAGTGCGATCCTCTCCGCGCCGCGGACCGGCTACACCTACGTCAAGCGTGAGGGCCAGGACAGCATGGCGTGGGTTTCGCTCAACGGCGTCGCCTCACCGGTCGCCACCGCCAACCGCTGA
- the yidD gene encoding membrane protein insertion efficiency factor YidD: MIRRAAHWAIRGYQLTLSSLIGRQCRHWPSCSDYTDEAIRRHGLWPGGWIGFSRICRCGPFGTHGIDLVPVVLPARSAWFVPWTYGRWRGVNAPPSPFVCDAPEGDRR, translated from the coding sequence ATGATCCGCCGCGCGGCCCATTGGGCGATCCGGGGCTACCAGCTCACCCTGTCGAGCCTGATCGGCCGGCAATGCCGGCACTGGCCGTCCTGTTCGGACTATACCGACGAGGCGATCCGCCGGCACGGCTTGTGGCCGGGCGGCTGGATCGGATTCTCGCGCATCTGCCGCTGCGGCCCGTTCGGCACCCACGGGATCGACCTCGTCCCCGTGGTCCTGCCGGCGCGATCGGCCTGGTTCGTCCCCTGGACCTATGGGCGCTGGCGCGGGGTGAACGCCCCGCCGTCGCCCTTCGTCTGTGATGCCCCGGAGGGCGATCGCCGTTGA
- a CDS encoding 2-hydroxycarboxylate transporter family protein — protein MALMPFAQIAPRIGGALTVTGTLVVMRWIGAGG, from the coding sequence ATGGCGCTGATGCCCTTCGCTCAGATCGCCCCGCGCATCGGCGGCGCCCTCACCGTCACGGGCACGCTGGTGGTGATGCGCTGGATCGGCGCGGGCGGCTGA
- a CDS encoding PilZ domain-containing protein has translation MIEAFAQTEAKPVRVLRPSDQRRHQRVAVALLGRYMLADRREFPCQTVDMSPGGVRLTCAVLGALDERVVLYLESIGRIEGTIARFPTGGMAVRLIATQRKRDKIASQLTWIANREALGLPEGRNHERLTPQHAGVVLKLESGREVAARIIDVSMSGVALSTQTTPSIGASLMVGRTPGRVVRYFEGGIGVSFMLPISPDLFHDGLIL, from the coding sequence ATGATCGAGGCTTTCGCACAGACTGAAGCGAAGCCGGTCCGCGTGTTGCGGCCGTCGGATCAGCGCCGTCACCAGCGCGTCGCGGTCGCCCTTCTCGGCCGCTACATGCTCGCCGACCGCCGCGAATTCCCGTGCCAGACCGTGGACATGTCGCCGGGCGGCGTTCGCCTGACCTGTGCGGTGCTGGGGGCCCTCGACGAGCGCGTGGTGCTGTATCTCGAGAGCATCGGGCGCATCGAGGGGACCATCGCCCGGTTCCCCACCGGCGGCATGGCGGTTCGCCTCATCGCCACCCAGCGCAAGCGCGACAAGATCGCGTCGCAGCTCACCTGGATCGCCAACCGCGAGGCTCTCGGCCTGCCCGAAGGGCGCAACCACGAGCGTCTCACGCCGCAGCATGCGGGTGTCGTGCTCAAGTTGGAAAGCGGGCGCGAGGTCGCCGCCCGCATCATCGACGTCTCCATGTCGGGCGTCGCCCTCTCGACCCAGACGACGCCGTCGATCGGAGCGAGCCTCATGGTCGGGCGGACGCCGGGGCGTGTGGTGCGCTATTTCGAGGGCGGCATCGGCGTGAGCTTCATGCTCCCGATCTCGCCGGACCTGTTCCATGACGGCTTGATCCTCTGA
- a CDS encoding PAS domain-containing protein produces MKHPTSRMLYQYWDRLRGARAAPERSEIEPGEIRNLLAESLILELDMARSAVTIRLAGTRVCALFGRELRGSAFADIWGVGQADPWRLVETVAVDTVGLVAGLRGMTREDEQIDLELLLLPLRHRGQTQVRMLGALSQQVVPQWLGLRPVVRLESMSLRVLDPTYDVIDLAGNGAAAGLRNLPEPANDSVPVRRGHLMVHPGGRA; encoded by the coding sequence ATGAAGCATCCGACCAGCCGTATGCTCTACCAATACTGGGACCGTCTTCGTGGCGCGCGTGCCGCGCCGGAGAGGAGCGAGATCGAGCCCGGTGAGATCCGCAACCTCCTGGCGGAGAGCCTCATCCTGGAGCTCGACATGGCGCGCTCGGCCGTGACGATCCGGCTCGCCGGAACACGGGTCTGCGCCCTGTTCGGACGGGAATTGCGCGGCAGCGCCTTCGCCGACATCTGGGGTGTGGGACAAGCCGATCCCTGGCGTCTCGTGGAGACCGTCGCGGTCGATACGGTCGGACTCGTCGCCGGCCTGCGCGGGATGACGCGAGAGGACGAACAGATCGACCTCGAACTCCTGCTCCTGCCCCTGCGTCATCGCGGGCAGACCCAGGTCCGCATGCTCGGAGCCCTCAGCCAGCAGGTCGTGCCGCAATGGCTCGGACTTCGGCCGGTGGTCCGGCTCGAATCGATGTCCCTGCGCGTGCTCGACCCGACCTACGACGTCATCGATCTCGCCGGGAACGGAGCCGCGGCCGGCCTCAGGAACCTGCCGGAACCGGCCAATGACAGCGTCCCGGTGCGTCGTGGCCATCTCATGGTCCATCCCGGCGGAAGGGCCTGA
- the hisI gene encoding phosphoribosyl-AMP cyclohydrolase — translation MPGGFAPPGPRKEIEEGTRLTPRFDANGLVACIAVDAHDGRVLMLAHMNAESLRLTLETGEAWYWSRSRGELWHKGTTSGQIQRVVEMRVDCDQDALLISVEVGGDGGCCHTGRRSCFYRAVSLDPASGEALLGPAGP, via the coding sequence CTGCCGGGTGGGTTCGCCCCGCCGGGTCCACGCAAGGAGATCGAGGAAGGGACGCGGCTCACGCCGCGCTTCGACGCGAACGGGCTCGTCGCCTGCATCGCCGTCGACGCGCATGATGGGCGCGTGCTGATGCTGGCCCATATGAACGCCGAATCGCTGCGGCTCACCCTGGAGACCGGCGAGGCCTGGTACTGGTCGCGTTCGCGCGGGGAACTCTGGCACAAGGGCACCACCAGCGGCCAGATCCAGCGCGTCGTCGAGATGCGCGTGGATTGCGACCAGGATGCGCTCCTGATCTCCGTCGAGGTCGGCGGCGATGGCGGATGTTGCCATACCGGGCGCCGCTCCTGCTTCTATCGTGCGGTCTCCCTCGATCCGGCGAGCGGCGAGGCGCTGCTCGGGCCCGCCGGGCCATGA
- a CDS encoding iron-sulfur cluster assembly scaffold protein, producing MLDDIYNRRILELAADIPRLGRLPAPDASATAHSKLCGSTVTVDLSVEDGTVTDFAHEVKACALGQASSSLMARHVVGAKADDLRTLRDTVRRMLKENGPAPQGDWADLVVLEPVRDFKARHASTLLTFDAVVNALDQVAAKAQAAE from the coding sequence ATGCTCGACGACATCTACAATCGCCGCATCCTCGAACTCGCGGCCGATATCCCCCGCCTCGGCCGGCTGCCCGCGCCGGATGCCAGCGCCACCGCCCATTCGAAGCTCTGCGGCTCGACCGTCACCGTCGATCTCTCGGTGGAGGACGGCACGGTCACCGACTTCGCGCATGAGGTGAAGGCCTGCGCGCTCGGCCAGGCCTCGTCCTCGCTCATGGCCCGCCACGTGGTCGGCGCGAAGGCCGACGATCTGCGGACCTTGCGCGACACGGTGCGTCGGATGCTCAAGGAGAACGGTCCGGCACCGCAGGGCGACTGGGCGGATCTCGTCGTGCTCGAGCCGGTGCGGGATTTCAAGGCGCGCCACGCCTCGACGCTCCTCACCTTCGACGCCGTGGTGAACGCCCTGGATCAGGTGGCCGCCAAGGCGCAGGCCGCCGAATAA
- the folE gene encoding GTP cyclohydrolase I FolE: MYAKPDSTTMKARVARAGDAMDAALKSLSYRLTETDDQGMDPTAKAAPAPLNGMRNDNARVVETPAEVAPLPASAKRVPDAVATGRPSREEAEAAVRTLLRWAGDDPSREGLRDTPARVVKAYGQLFGGYEQDADALLERVFEEVEGYSDIVLVRDIPFYSHCEHHMVPFMGLAHIAYYPTKGVVGLSKLARVVDTFARRLQTQETMTAQIADVIESILKPRGIAVMVEAEHLCMAMRGVQKAGVSTLTTQFRGAFKDDANEQVRFLTLVRNSKN, translated from the coding sequence ATGTACGCAAAGCCAGACAGCACGACGATGAAGGCCCGTGTCGCCCGGGCGGGAGATGCCATGGATGCCGCGCTCAAGTCCCTGTCCTACCGGCTGACCGAGACGGATGATCAGGGAATGGACCCGACTGCCAAAGCTGCCCCCGCGCCCCTGAACGGGATGCGCAACGACAATGCCCGCGTCGTGGAGACGCCCGCCGAGGTCGCGCCTCTGCCCGCCTCGGCCAAGCGCGTGCCCGATGCCGTCGCCACCGGCCGACCGAGCCGCGAGGAGGCCGAGGCGGCCGTCCGCACTCTGTTGCGCTGGGCCGGCGACGATCCGAGCCGCGAAGGGTTGCGGGACACCCCCGCCCGCGTGGTGAAAGCCTATGGCCAGCTCTTCGGCGGCTACGAGCAGGATGCCGACGCCCTGCTCGAGCGCGTGTTCGAGGAGGTCGAGGGCTATTCCGACATCGTGCTCGTGCGCGACATCCCGTTCTACTCCCATTGCGAGCACCACATGGTGCCGTTCATGGGCCTCGCCCACATCGCCTATTATCCGACCAAGGGCGTGGTCGGCCTGTCGAAGCTCGCCCGCGTGGTCGATACCTTCGCCCGCCGCCTGCAGACGCAGGAGACCATGACGGCCCAGATCGCCGACGTGATCGAGAGCATCCTGAAGCCGCGCGGCATCGCCGTGATGGTGGAGGCGGAGCATCTCTGCATGGCCATGCGCGGTGTGCAGAAGGCCGGCGTCTCGACCCTGACCACGCAGTTCCGCGGCGCGTTCAAGGACGATGCCAACGAGCAGGTCCGGTTCCTCACCCTCGTCCGCAACAGCAAGAACTGA
- a CDS encoding rhomboid family intramembrane serine protease, which yields MDATPELPRQSRVPVFNMPAAVTASIGLLLGLHALREFVLPDEWDITLLLNLALIPARWLVSVDPDRAAEVLSAASSAVGDTAVVQARAAFAQYVVANPSASLWTFATYALLHGSWTHVIFNVVWLAAFGSPVARRCGPWRYGLLGLIGAVAGGILHVAIDPLSTAPLIGASAGVSALMAAAARFVFQPPPPFLSGQPWQRAAHQPLQTIPELLRNRTAVMFLGIWLVTNFVFGIISLPLGAESSTVAWDAHLGGFLAGFFLFPVLDRLGSTKA from the coding sequence ATGGATGCCACGCCCGAACTTCCGCGCCAGAGCCGCGTCCCGGTCTTCAACATGCCGGCCGCCGTCACGGCCTCGATCGGCCTGCTGCTCGGCCTTCACGCCCTGAGAGAGTTCGTCCTGCCGGACGAATGGGACATCACGCTCCTCCTCAACCTGGCCTTGATCCCGGCCCGATGGCTCGTCTCGGTGGACCCGGACCGGGCCGCCGAGGTCCTGTCCGCCGCATCCTCGGCCGTCGGCGATACGGCGGTGGTCCAGGCACGCGCGGCCTTCGCCCAGTACGTGGTGGCCAACCCTTCGGCGAGCCTCTGGACCTTCGCCACCTACGCCCTGCTCCATGGCTCGTGGACGCATGTCATCTTCAACGTGGTCTGGCTCGCCGCCTTCGGCTCCCCCGTCGCACGGCGATGCGGCCCCTGGCGCTACGGTCTCCTGGGGCTCATCGGCGCGGTGGCCGGAGGCATCCTGCATGTGGCGATCGATCCGCTGAGCACCGCTCCGCTGATCGGCGCTTCGGCGGGAGTGTCGGCACTGATGGCCGCCGCCGCGCGCTTCGTGTTCCAGCCACCGCCGCCGTTCCTCTCCGGCCAGCCCTGGCAACGCGCCGCGCATCAGCCGCTGCAGACCATTCCCGAACTGCTGAGGAACCGCACGGCGGTGATGTTCCTCGGCATCTGGCTCGTGACCAATTTCGTGTTCGGGATCATCTCGCTGCCGTTGGGAGCCGAATCCTCCACCGTGGCTTGGGATGCCCATCTGGGCGGCTTTCTGGCAGGATTTTTCCTTTTCCCGGTTCTGGACCGTTTAGGGAGCACGAAAGCGTAA
- a CDS encoding OsmC family protein, translated as MSTHLADVAWALKPGEDFAAGRYGRGHTVRFDGGVTLAGTASEHVVGKWAAPEAVDPEEMLVAALSSCHMLTFLHVARLAGFSVAAYRDHAEGELRETSPGRRSVTRVTLHPDITWAGDAPDAGRLAELHEAAHEGCFIANSVRTEVVVAAPLSRPRRSSASPPACP; from the coding sequence ATGTCGACCCATCTGGCAGACGTCGCCTGGGCCCTGAAGCCCGGCGAGGATTTCGCCGCCGGGCGCTACGGCCGCGGGCACACGGTGCGTTTCGATGGCGGCGTGACGCTCGCCGGTACCGCATCTGAGCACGTCGTCGGGAAATGGGCCGCCCCCGAGGCCGTCGACCCGGAGGAGATGCTGGTCGCGGCTTTGTCGAGCTGCCACATGCTGACCTTCCTCCACGTCGCACGGCTCGCCGGCTTTAGCGTCGCCGCCTATCGGGACCATGCCGAGGGCGAGCTGCGGGAGACGAGCCCCGGCCGTCGCTCGGTGACGCGGGTCACGCTCCATCCTGACATCACCTGGGCCGGCGACGCCCCGGATGCCGGGCGGCTCGCCGAGCTCCACGAGGCCGCGCATGAGGGCTGCTTCATCGCGAACTCGGTCAGGACCGAGGTGGTCGTGGCCGCGCCCCTCAGCCGCCCGCGCCGATCCAGCGCATCACCACCAGCGTGCCCGTGA
- a CDS encoding CBS domain-containing protein: MTVARILAEKGGSVVTVEPQRTLDEAIHLLAEKRIGAIVVSNDEGAVLGILSERDIIRALSRQGAGAFDAPISQHMTATVTTCTRASTVEEVMQLMTDGRFRHVPVVEDGRLAGLVSIGDVVKRRIAAVEAEHQAMRDYITMA; encoded by the coding sequence ATGACCGTCGCACGCATTCTGGCCGAGAAGGGCGGCTCCGTCGTCACGGTGGAGCCGCAACGGACCCTCGACGAAGCGATTCATCTCCTTGCCGAGAAGCGGATCGGTGCCATCGTCGTGAGCAATGACGAGGGCGCCGTCCTCGGCATCCTGTCAGAGCGCGACATCATCCGCGCCTTGTCCCGCCAGGGGGCCGGCGCCTTCGATGCGCCGATCTCCCAGCACATGACCGCGACGGTGACCACCTGCACCCGCGCCAGCACCGTCGAGGAGGTCATGCAGCTGATGACCGACGGGCGCTTCCGCCACGTCCCCGTGGTCGAGGACGGGCGCCTCGCCGGCCTCGTCTCCATCGGAGACGTGGTCAAACGCCGGATCGCCGCCGTCGAGGCGGAGCATCAGGCCATGCGCGACTACATCACCATGGCCTGA
- a CDS encoding DUF3126 family protein, protein MNKTDITKVQDYMRRTFANTNIRIVARPKKDDSAEVYIGEEFLGVVSVDDEDGDRSYNFAMAILDIDLED, encoded by the coding sequence GTGAACAAGACCGACATCACGAAGGTCCAGGACTATATGCGTCGGACGTTCGCCAACACGAACATCCGCATCGTGGCTCGCCCGAAGAAGGACGATTCGGCCGAAGTGTATATCGGCGAGGAATTCCTCGGCGTGGTCTCCGTGGACGACGAGGACGGCGATCGGTCGTACAATTTCGCGATGGCGATCCTCGACATCGACCTCGAAGACTGA